Genomic DNA from Sporosarcina sp. ANT_H38:
TCATATCGCGTAAGACAGCAACTGCCCCGCGAATACTATTTCCACTATACAACGGACTGATAGAAATCCCATAAAACTGCCCACCTAGTTCCAATTCATCTTCAACTTCCTCCGCAAACGAAATAACATGTTCAAGCATATGAAAAATCGCCGGTGGTATATGATGATTGCCCTCAAGTGCTCCATTCTTAGAATACCAATTCTGTAATAACTGTTCCGCTTGTGGGTTACTTAGCAGGATTGTGTAATCTCGATTGAACGTAATGACTGCATCAGTCATCGAAGTAAGGATACTTGAAAGCTGCTCTTTGTCCTGATTTATAAGTTCAACGTGGTATTTAAGTTGTCTACCCATCTGATTGAACGCAGTTGCAAGTTGACCAATTTCATCATTTTGCATAACAGGCAGTCTTGTATCGAAATTCCCTTTCGATAATTCGAACGCCGCCTGCCTCAATCCACGCAAAGGAGAAGTAATTCTTGTCGAAAGGAAAAAGGCGAAAAATGTCGTTAAAATAAAGGCAATAAACGCTGATAAAAATACGATGCGTGTTGTACTTTCTGTTGTCCTGTGGACCGCTTCGAGACTTTGATAAATGATAACCGAGCCACTGAGTTGCTGTTCTTTTTCAAACGGATAGGATAAGACTAGGTATTGCTCCATGACATCTTCTTTATTGATCGAAGGCAGAATCATCTCTTTCACGACTTGCGTATTCTTCTTTTGGTTAGAGTAAAACATGGATTCGTTTAGCACTTTACTTTCTATTCTATCCTTGTTCAATCCGTTATGGAATGAATGCGTAACTTCCCCATTGGTATCTACAATCATCGCATTCGTTTCGTCGTCCAGAATATCATCAATAATCAAGTTCATTGAAGATTCACTTTCATGATCAATAGCAATTTTCCCGATTGTCGTTGCTTCCCTTAGCAATAATTCCTCAGCCTGTTGCGTATGGAAGTTATCTAGGAATTCAAGGAGCAAGGCCGTAACAATAAACAATACAAAAGAAACGAGAAGCAATATGGTTGCCCACAGCTTCCCGACAATTGAATTCCATATTCTATTCATTAGGAATCTCGAACTTGTAGCCGACGCCCCAAACAGTAACAATCATTTTCGCTGCTTGTTCAGAAACTCGGCTTAGCTTTTCACGTAGTCGTTTTACATGCGTATCTACTGTACGAAGATCGCCGAAAAATTCATAGTGCCACACCTCTTTTAACAGCTGCTCTCTGTCGAATACTTTGTCTGGCGATTTCGCAAGAAAATAGAGCAATTCATATTCTTTTGGCGTCAGACCTACTTCTTTCCCATCAGCTGTAACCCGGTGAGCATCGTGATCTATCGTCAATTGAGGGAATACGACCAAGTCCTTCGATGTAGATGATGAAGACGCACCTGGAAACGTTACAGACCTTCTAAGAATCGCCTTAACCCGCAGAACAACTTCACGTGGACTGAAAGGCTTTACTATGTAATCATCAGCACCCGACTCAAAACCTGTTACCCTATCCGACTCTTCGCCTTTTGCCGTCAGCATCATAACAGGCGTCATAATTTTCTTTTCTCTCAGTTCTGCTAAAACTTCTAGTCCATCTTTCTCAGGCATCATCAAATCGAGTAAAATACACTCATAGTTGTTCACAAGAGCTTTTTCGAGAGCATCAGCGCCATCGATAGCCTCTTCTACTTCATAACCTTCACGAGTAAGATACATATTTAACAGACGACGGATTCTCTCTTCATCATCTACTATTAACAACTTCACTTTTTCTTCCACAAATGATTACCCCTTTCAACTAGCTACTACCCTCATTGTACAAGTCGTTGTTCAAAAAAGAAACAGAAAAGCCGTAGCGACGTTCCTAGACGCACCTCCCAAATGGCAAACCGGTGTCTAGTTTGAGCTACAACAGAAAACGCTACCTAAACACACCACGTCCAATCGAACTAAAAATGATATAGACAATTCTCTTTTGTATGATCGTACGAGGTAAAACTAACAGCCTACAATATGTTTAACCTATGAATAACTGTATAAACTGATCACAAACGCCTTAAAAGGTGTCGCCAAATCCATTAAAATGACAGTACAGTTGTCAGGTTTATGGCGGGAGACGTTCCCGAAGAAGGATGCAGTTCAATCCTTTTCTAAGCGCCGCAGCGGATTCATTGGCACCCATTATCGCAAAATCTATAAACATTATTCTAAGTCAAAAAACTGCCTAGTAGTTAGTGAACTACTAGGCAG
This window encodes:
- a CDS encoding ATP-binding protein produces the protein MNRIWNSIVGKLWATILLLVSFVLFIVTALLLEFLDNFHTQQAEELLLREATTIGKIAIDHESESSMNLIIDDILDDETNAMIVDTNGEVTHSFHNGLNKDRIESKVLNESMFYSNQKKNTQVVKEMILPSINKEDVMEQYLVLSYPFEKEQQLSGSVIIYQSLEAVHRTTESTTRIVFLSAFIAFILTTFFAFFLSTRITSPLRGLRQAAFELSKGNFDTRLPVMQNDEIGQLATAFNQMGRQLKYHVELINQDKEQLSSILTSMTDAVITFNRDYTILLSNPQAEQLLQNWYSKNGALEGNHHIPPAIFHMLEHVISFAEEVEDELELGGQFYGISISPLYSGNSIRGAVAVLRDMTDQHKLEKLRSDFIANVSHELRTPISMLQGYSEAIIDGVITSDEERDEMVQIIHDESKRMGRLVTDLLNLARMESGHMRLYKDDLSMIPFLDRIVNKFMQVAREANVDLTFDFSEETELISNVDEDRMEQVLTNLIDNAIRHTPDGGSVKLKIQKQVDMIEITVTDTGVGVPQEDLPYIFERFYKADKARTRGKSGTGLGLAIAKSIIDSHGGKITATRGDTEGTIFSCILPLEKM
- a CDS encoding response regulator transcription factor, whose protein sequence is MEEKVKLLIVDDEERIRRLLNMYLTREGYEVEEAIDGADALEKALVNNYECILLDLMMPEKDGLEVLAELREKKIMTPVMMLTAKGEESDRVTGFESGADDYIVKPFSPREVVLRVKAILRRSVTFPGASSSSTSKDLVVFPQLTIDHDAHRVTADGKEVGLTPKEYELLYFLAKSPDKVFDREQLLKEVWHYEFFGDLRTVDTHVKRLREKLSRVSEQAAKMIVTVWGVGYKFEIPNE